The genomic DNA TTTTGCTGGGCATGTACCTGATCGGGAGCCCATTCAGCGGAGCGGTTGCTTTAACGTACCTGTTGGGCTTGGAAGCACTGCTGGTCGGCTTCATGAGCCTGGTGTATTCGTTCCGGCTGCGCAAGATCGCGTCCCCTCCGGCGGGAGAAGGGCCCTACCAGTTTTCGCCTTGAAATAGGCGGTATTGTAGATGGGAGAGCATGTTTTGAGTTTTGCTTCGGCTTGCGTGAGAATATACAAAACAGCCCGGCTATACTTGTAGGAGCAACTCAAAGAGAGAGGAAGCGGTAAAAGTCACGTTAACATGAGTGCTGTTATCTGACTCACCTCACACTATTAAGCTAAACTCTGCTTTAATCTGTACCCTCTCCGCCCACAAGTCCGTCACAGGCATAACCTTTCACCTTTTCTTCCTCCTGAAAGTAACTGGCAAGCCCTTTAAAGGTGCCTATGGCAAAGCCAGCCATCTTACGCTTGGAGTAGTAATCTAAAATCAATATGTTCTTGCCTACCTTGGTAACATGTAATGGGGGTGGGTTTGTCTGGCTGTTCTCCTGCT from Pontibacter liquoris includes the following:
- a CDS encoding heme NO-binding domain-containing protein, which produces MLRYIGSHMHGGIKQENSQTNPPPLHVTKVGKNILILDYYSKRKMAGFAIGTFKGLASYFQEEEKVKGYACDGLVGGEGTD